A stretch of DNA from Nonlabens ponticola:
GCGATGTCATCTACAGCGTCAGAGCTTAATGCGTTATCCTCAACTTCTACCATTGATATTTACAAACGTTTTTCTGGTAAAGAGTATGACGATGACCACTATGTAAAAGTTAGTAAATGGTTGACGCTGGCTTGGGGTTTGATCGCTATAGGCTTTGCCAGCGTGGTATCGCTGTTTGATAATTTAATACAGCTGGTCAATATTATAGGATCGCTATTCTACGGAACGATACTCGGTATATTCCTGGTAGCATTCTATCTCAAGAAAGTCAAAGGTCAAGCTATTTTTATAGCTGCCGTAATATCTGAAGCTGTTGTGATAGCCTGCTATAGTCTAGATGCAGCAGATAATGACATATCGATCCTACCATTCCTGTGGTTGAATCCATTGGGTGCAATATTGACCGTAGTGCTTTCTTTGATCATTCAAAAAACGCAACCACATCAAACTGAAACACTACCAACCTCATGAAAAAATACTTTTATAGCGATGGCTTTCGGGAATTTGGGCCATTTACTACTGCCGACCTAATGAGCAAAAAAATGCGTGCCGATTACCAAGTACGTGCAGAAGATGAAACCACACTCGTACCTGGTCATCAACATCCAGATCTCAAATTTCTTTTTGAGTCAAAACCAGAGTTTCAAAAACAAAAAGTGAGACAACAAAAGACTGACACTATTGTCAAACCGAAATCTTTTATCAAAGAGAACTACGTTTTAGTTGGGATACTTTTTTGGTTTGTACTGCGCTTAGCCAGAGTGCCACTTAGTTCTAACTTTATTTCTTTTAAAACCGCAACTATTGTTAGGACTGCATTAGGAATAGGCATAGGTTTCTTACCCTTGATATTTGCTTTAAGCGTTAGAGACAGGTCAAAGAAAGTCATCGCCATCGTTATTGCTGCTGCGATCGCACTATGGCAAATTCACGATTCTATAAACTATGCGGTTACCATTTTTGAGCGCACACGGTAAACTAGCCGTTACTTTTTTGATTTAGGATAATTTCTAATTTGATGTCGGTTTTGAAAAGCTTTGAGACTGGGCATACATTCTTAGCCTTTTCAGCTATTTCTTTGAATTTTTCCTCGCTTATTTCGGGCACCTCACCTACTAGATTGAGATACACTTGAGTAATCTCACCATCTTCAAAAGTAACATTGGCATCAGTATGTAAATGGTCTGCCGTAAAACCTTCTTCATTGAGTAGGAAGCTGAGCTGCATGGTGTAGCAACCTGCGTGAGCAGCACCTAGTAATTCTTCTGGATTAGTTCCTTTTTTCTCACCTTCAAATCGAGTTCCAAAAGAATATGGCGTGTCTTCAAGCACCTTACTGCCAGTATTGATGTGGCCTTTACCTTCTTTACCTGTTCCATACCAGTGTGCGTTTGCCTTCCTTGTAAATTTCATGTGTTATGTTTTTATGTAAAATACTCAACATGCCAGATTGTAGCATGACCTTTAACGCAGGTTTAGATAATTGATGTGTGACTGTAATTTGAATAATTACGCTTTCGCGAAAGCGTAATCGCAAGAAACACTACTGCATAAAAAAACCGATTGAATAAGACTCAAGCGGTTTAAATTTTGACTTGTAAGATCGTACTACATCTTCACGCCCCATTCTTCTAAAGAGATCTTATTTAATCTCACATAATCTGGGTTGGGTGCTTCTTGAGCGAGTTTTAAAGAGGTTTTTGCACTAGCAATGGCCTTGTCTTTTTGCCCCATTTGAGCTTCCATCAGTGATTTTTTTCTCCACATCCAGTAAGCCTTAGGGCTCATCTCTACCGCTTTATTGATCCATTCATAGGCTTGCTTCATGTCTTTACCAGAATCCATGTAGAAAGTCGCCGCACTATAATAATCTGAAGCCGTAGGACCTGTCATGATACGATTGATACTGGCCAACATTTTGGCATCTGTAGGTACCGTGAATGGCGCTGATACCTTTACATCGTCCCACATGATATCCATCACGGCATTGTCCATCTTCATGTCGTTTATACTGATGCTAAAGTTCTCCACCTTGCCATCAATTTTAGTTACTGGCACTTTTACTCTAGCAGCCACTAGGTTCTCATCCCAATCTTGTGGTGTACCCCAGTTATTAGTGTTAGAATAAAAAATCAATTCCCATTCTGATTTTCCTGGAATACTGTAAAGAGCATAATCGCCTGCGGCTAGCTTTGCACCACCTACAGTAACATCGTCGCCAAAACTTACAATGGTATTTGCATTTGCACCTGTACGCCATAATTTGTCATAAGGAACCAACGCACCAAATATATTGCGATCTCTCATCGCTGGTCTTGAGTAGTCTAGTGTGACCTCGGTAAGACCTACTGTTTGTGTCACCTTTGCGCTAGGACTAGGCTGTACGGCCACGATTTGTGCCTGTGCAAGACTTGCTGTCAAACAAACGGCTAATAATAAAATTACTTTTTTCATGATTTAGTTTTATTTATAAATTTAATTAACTCCTTGTGCTTTAGAGAAGAATATCATTTTTATAGCCACAATGAGCAGCACTACTCCAAAGACTTTTTTCAATAATTGTTGATTGATGTTCACGGCGATTTTTGAGCCAAAATATCCACCTACCACAAATGCCAGCGCAATAATGAGCGCATAACGCCAGTCCAACGTATGACCGCTAGAATGATAAGTATATGCAGCAACCAGAGTTACTGGGACTGCCAGCACGGCTAGACTCATTCCTTGTGCCTGATGTTGTGAATATCCCAGAAACCATATCGCTAGCGGTACCATCACCACGCCACCACCTACACCTACACTACCGCTCAAGAAACCAGCAATTAGTCCTAACAGGAGAAGTAGTAAAACGATTTCTACAGTCATGGTTGGTTTTTTCATATTATAATAATGGCGCCCATAGTCTACAAAAAGACTCTTTGAACTTATCCACTTTTGATCTTTCTGCCCAGCGATCTAAAATGATTTCCTGGCTTGACTCTAGATCTTTCTCAAATTGAACGTTGAGTTGCTGCGCAATATCGTCGTCATAGATAAGCGCATTGATCTCAAAGTTGATATCAAAACTACGATAATCCATATTAGAAGTTCCTACAGTGGCAAACTTGTCGTCAACAACCATGGTTTTTGCATGTAACATGCCTTTGCAGTACCACGATACTCGTGCGCCGCTGCGCAAAATTTCTTCAAAATATGATCGCGACGCATAGCGTGCTGCCCAGCTATCACCGGTTTCTGGCACTAGAATGTGGACGTCGATACCTGATCTTGAGGCACTTTTTAATGCTGTGAGAATTGCCTCGTTGGGAATAAAATATGGTGTGGTAATTCTTATGCTATGCTCCGCGGTAGTAATGGCGCTAAAAATAGCCTCCATGATATTTGCCCAATCTGTGTCAGGTCCGCTGGCGGCAATTTGCACAGCGGCACCTATGTTCTCATCAATCTCTGGAAAATAACTTTCCTTGATAGGCAGATTATCATTTTTAGAAACGAAAAACCAATTGAGTAGCCACTGCGATTGTAGGCTCTTAACTGCGTGACCTTCAATACGCAAATGTGTGTCTCGCCAATACATCTTGCCTCGTTCACCAGTATTTACGTAGTCGTCACTTATATTCACGCCGCCTAGATAACCTATATGGCCATCGATAACTATAATCTTGCGGTGGTTTCTATAATTAGCCTTACGCGTAAAATTGCTAAAAATCACCGGCATGAAAGAGTTAAGCTCAATGCCTACGGCTCGCATCCTGCGTCGTGCCTTTCCTGATAGATTACTACCTACTGAGTCGTAGATGAGCTTGACCTCAACGCCGCGCTGTGCAGCACCTACTAATTTATCAATGATCTTATTACCTATAACGTCATCCTGAATGATGAAATATTCTAGATGGATATGATCGGTAGCTTGATCAAGATCTTTAAAAATTGACTCAAAAGTCTTTTTACCATTGATCAACAATGTAAGATCATTGCGTCTCGTTAAAGGAGCACTATCGTTGTGTCGCAATAATTTCACCATTTTCACGCGATCTTCTAAAAAATCATCGTCAAAATCCTCTAGCTCTTTATCTGAAATGAAAAGGCGATCATTCCATTTTTTGATAAGATCATGGGAATTGATGTCCTTGCGTTTAAATATCTTGGACTTGCGATATTCCAGTCCAAAAAAGTAATAGATCACCAAGCCTATAAAAGGAAAAGCGACTAGAAACAGCAGCGAAGACAAGGTTTTGCGTGGATTTTGATTGTTGCGCAGCAGGAAAAATGCCGCACTCAAGGCTACTACATAATTAATTATGAGTAACGAGATAAACCAATTTCTAGCAAACCATTCCAGCATTTCTTTTACTTGTAATAACCGGCTTCAGGAATGGCGATGTGATAGAGCTTGCGTGACCTGTTGTTCAACTTAGCCTCTCGCAACCACGGATTATGGATTTTAAGTACTTTGTAGGATATTTTTTGCGCTTTCGCGAAAGCTGCCAAATCCTCAATCTCATAATCCACGTCAACATGCGTGACTGGAACCGAGGTGTATAAATGCTCAGGCGCTACCTGAAAACCGTACTTCTCAGGTTGTTCAATGATTTCCTTCAATGCCAAAATCCTAAAGACATATCGCGACGTTTCTGAATTAAGCAATAAATCATAGTAAGCATCCTCATCCTGTCGATCTTGCAGATTTGATATTCCTGCCTTACCCGCGTTGTATGCTGCTGCGGCAAGTGTCCAGGTACCAAATCGCGCTTTACTTTCTTTTAAATACTCACAAGCGGCTCTAGTGGCCATTTCAATGTGGTAGCGTTCATCTACATTAGAATTGACCTCAAGTCCTAGCTCGCGTGCGGTAGCTGGCATTAATTGCCAAAAACCTCTGGCTCCAGCTGGAGATACAGCTTGTGTCAAGGCACTTTCTGCGACGGCTAGATATTTAAAATCATCGGGTATGCCATTTTCTGCTAGGATAGGCTCTAGAATTGGGAAATACTTCTCGCTGCGCTTGATTAACTTGATAGCGTTTGACTGAAAGTACACGTTTGACAGCAGCTCGTTATCAAATCGCTCCTCTATATCAGGATCAGAAAGTGGGACAGATTCTCCTGCAAAATTCAAGTTTGCTGGCATCGCGAGAGAATGAACCACATAACCGTCCTTGACATGCATGTTGCTTGACTCTTGAGAATCATTTCTAGGTCCTTGAATTGCACCTACAATAGCTATTAATCCTACCGCAATGATACCACCTATCAATACTTTCTTCATCTTCAAATTTTTGTTTAAAGATAAAATATTGCTCAGATTAACTAGTCTTAATTGGCAATGATTTGGGGTAGGTTTTCATTAAACCACCTGTATCGATGGATTATCATAACATGCGTACCACCAGGCACTTGTATATAATCATCTATATACTTGACAGGAAAAACGGGATCTGCATCGCCATGAATGTGCGCTAATGGTGTGCTTATCTCTTTTGACTGCCAATTGATCAAAGTGTCGAGTGCCCATTTCATATAGATAGGGTCTACAACATTGAGGTATTGCTTGTAAAGAGCAGTTTTTTTAGGTGCGACCATACTCGCATACTTTGCAAGAAAGTCCACGTATTTTAATAATCCTGTAGGCAATATTTTGTGTAGCTGCGTGGCTCGTGACAATCGCATCCTACGAGGAAACTCTGCCGTAGATTTGACGCTTGATATAACAATCACCTTGCGAGCGTTAACCATTCTAGATAATTCTTGAACGATAACAGCACCAAAGGAGACACCAATTAATACCACATCCTCGTGTTTTAGAGTCATGCTAAGTCGCTCACAGTAACTATGCATGGATTCCTTGACCGATAGCGGTGCCAGCCAATCCATTAAATGAATTGTATACTCCTCTTCTGGTAGTTTGATGTGTTCAAAAATCCTAGGTGAAGCGGCCATTCCAGGCATCATATAGACATGGATCATAGTTTCAATAGGCAATTAAAAATCAGCATATTAACATTGTTAAAAACTTAACATATACTGAAGTGTTGTATATTTGCAAAGTTAATCAAGCAATTTTTATCCTAGCTCTCATACCTATAATGACAATACTTATAGGTGCTAAATGTTGCGCGACTGGATCAAAAGAATGAATATGGATACTACAACGATTGAAATTACCGACAACGCTTTTCTACGTCAATATGAAACGTTGCTCGATGGCAAAAAAGCCAAAATTGAATACGCACAACAAGAGCGCAAAATATTCCTTACTAAATTAATTATTCCAGAAAGTCACGCTGACGATGCAGACTTTAAGACTGATTTTCTCAAAGCAGTTTTTGCAGATATTAGAGACAACAAAAAGCTCAAGGTTGTGCCTACACACCCTACCATCGCAGGTTTTGTACGTAAGCACCGCAATGAATACAAAGAAATGTTACCAGTAGGTATCAGTATCTAAACACTTGTTTTTTAGCTTTTCATCCACAATTTTATAGCACGTTCTAGATCTTGCGGTGTATCAATACCAATACTGGCTTGAGATGTCTTGATCATGCGTATTTTTTTACCATGTTCTAGATATCTTATACCTTCAATTTTTTCAGCTAGTTCTAGTGGTGTAGGTTGTGAATGGTAGAAGTCCATTAATGCTTTTTTCCTAAAAGCATAGATACCAATATGTTTATATACTGGCTGGATATGATGCTCATCTCGTTGAAATGGGATTGCGGCTCGTGAGAAATACATAGCGTTGCTACATTGATCTACAATCACTTTTACATTATTAGGATTCTCAACATCCGCTGGGTCTATTAATTCATGCATGAGCGATGTGAGATCAATGGATTGATCTTGATCCTTTTCAAAAATTTCAAGCAGTCGTGATAAATCCTCGCGATTTGTAAATGGTTCATCTCCTTGTACATTGACCACAATGTCCGCATCTATATTCTGGGCAGCCTCGGCAATGCGATCTGTGCCGCACTCGTGCTCTTTTTGACTCATGATTGCGTTACCGCCATGCTGTAGTATCACATCATGAATCTTACCGCTATCTGTCACGACAAATACCTCATCAAAAAGCTGGGTGTTTACCGTCGCTTCATAAGTGCGCACGATGACAGGCTTGCCAGCAAGATCCTGCAATAATTTTTCAGGAAAGCGAGAAGCTTGTAATCTGGCTGGAATGATGGCGATTTTGCGCATGTTAGTAATTTAATGGGACTGTAAATTTACCACCAGCTTCTTCCACCTGAATACCTTTTGATCTCAAAAAGTCGGTAAAATCTGCTAATTGAGCATCTGTATCAAAAGCTAATTGTCGGTATTTGATGACACTTAATTTCAAATTAACCGAACGTCCTTGAGAGCTTTTTCGGTACACTGCCTTTTCTATAGTTTCCAATTTAATTTCACGTGCCACACTATTTGTTATGAATAGTAGGAATGACAACAAAAACGCTATGACTCCAATACCTGTGATAATCACAGCCATTGCACTAGGAACGTAATCAATTAATGGTCTTATCATATTGACGCCACTGAAGACTCCTATCATGATAAACGCCCATAATCTGTACCTAGCGTTATCTTCTATCATAACGTTCTGTGTGGATTCATCCCAGCTCCACTGTGCTGATTTTCTATCTAAAAAACTCATGATGTGGTTGTAGGTTTATTGTGATTATGCTTTCGCGAAAGCTGACTCCTCTTAAACATTTTCTTATACAATTTGCGTATCCCAAGAATGAGCAACACTACAAGAATGAATGCGATTACTGGAGCAAAAATAGATAGAAAACTAAGCACAAGACTGAAGACGACTTCCACCACATTAATGATGGGATTTGCGATTCCTGCTGTGGCGGTCGTGCTGGCCGCTCTAGTAGCACCAGTGCTGCTGGCAATTGTTGCTGCTGTACCACCACCTGCAATGATGGCCAGTGTCCAGCTGTAAATAGGGTCAAGATCTGTTACCACGCTTACCATTACTAATGTTCCTGCGATAGTCGCGAGAGGTATGGTGATGCTGTCCAATAAGTTATCTACTACTGGAATGAAATAGGCTGCAATCTCTATCACAGATGCGACACTTAATAGCGTGATGGCCGTCAAGCTGCCAGCCCATTGCCAGCTCTCGTTGAGTGGTATCCAGCCTACATAACTTGCAATACTAAGCAGCAATAAAGGCACAAAAACACGGAAGCCTGCACTGGCGCTTAATCCTATTCCTAATAATACACTTGCGATGATTTCCCACATGATCAGTACTCTACAAAATATTCTTTATTGAAGCCTATAAGGTACAAATTTGATTTGGCTCGCGTGACAGCGGTGTACAACCATCTTAAATAATCCTTGCTGGGACCTTCTGGTAGATAGGGTTGCTCTACAATTACGTTTTCCCATTGCCCACCTTGGGATTTATGGCACGTGATCGCATAGGAAAACTTGACCTGCATGGCGTTGAAAAAGGGATTAGCCTTGATTTCTTTGTACTGTTTCCATTTAGGTAACTTCAAATAATCCATGCGTACTTCTTGATATAAGGAGTTGCTTTGCTCATAGGTGAGTGATGGAGACTCTGACGTTAGCGTATCCAGTATCAAGACGGTTTCAAAAGGTTTTTCATTAGGGTAATCGACCATGCGCACCTTGACTTCTGCAAAACGGAAGCCATATAAATTCTTGAAAGAGAATATCTCGAGTATTTCAATAATATCACCATTTGCTATAAAGCCAGCATCACTGGTAGGTTTGAGCCAGTGATAATTGTTCTTGACAACCATTAAATAATCGCCAGACTCAACCTCACTTTCTCTAAAAAGGATTCGAGACCTTATTTGCTGATTGTACAAGTTTGCTCTTTTATTAGAACGTACAATTATAGCTGTCTCTTCATGGCCTTGCTGGTCATAGGCGCCCATCACTGTTTCCATGATCTCGTGACCGTCGATAAGTCGCTGGATATCTTTGAAATGTGTCAAGTCAAACTTAAAATTGAACTGTTCTTGCTCAATATGATTTCTTATTTGAGTAGCGTTTGCGAGAATTCCTGAATTGACGGTTTGTCGCTTTACTTCATCCAGTTCTACATCTGTAACTTCTTTCAAGAATCGTTGCTCTAACAATTGAGAATCCAGTGCTGGCGATACGTCTAGCTTTACTGGAGGCAGTTGTGCGGTATCACCTATAATGATGAGTTTGCATTTCATACCGTTATATACGTATTCAATAAGGTCATCCAGTAAGGAGCCATTACCGCCGAACATGTTATTGTTTGCTTGCACATCTGGTATCATCGATGCCTCGTCGACTATAAATAGAGTGTTGCGATGTTTATTTGCCTTAAGTGTGAATTGGACATTGCCGCCGCCTTGACCTTTTGGGTAGTAAATCTCCCTGTGAATGGTAGCGGCTTGTTGATTTGAGTAACTTGAAATGACTTTGGCAGCTCTACCAGTTGGAGCAAGTAGCGTGGCGCTTTTTTTTACTTTCCAAAGACTTTTTACGAGGCTACTGATGATGGTAGTCTTACCTGTACCAGCGTAACCACGCAACATGAAAATGCGATTATGGGATAGATCCATGATAAAATCTGCTAGTTCTTCCAATGCTCGATCCTGCTGTGAGGTAGGCGTGAACGGAAAATCTAGCTTGAGAGTATTGTAAAATTCGTCTGAGGTCATGAAAAGTGTGGAAAACCAGCGTATAAACTTACTTCAAAAAAAAGACGAGCCATTAGGCTGAGTGAAAAAAAATTGTAGATTTGTTTGCTTTGGAAATAAGCTTTTAAACCCAACACTTATGCTTAATTTAATCTTGTCGGTAGTTATTGGAATCATAGTTCTCGTGCTACTTGCGATTTTTATCAATAAAATACCACGCAAATTTCATATTGTTATCATCATCGTGCTACTCGCGTTGATAGGTTTCTTTGGCTTTAAGTTATACCAATCCATCGCAGAGCCAGTGAAGTTTGAAGCAGTAAAAGAAGAGCGTTATAAGAAAGTGGTAGAGAAGCTTACTCAAATAAGAGATGCACAAGCAGCTCACAAAACCATTAGAGGTGTTTACACAGACGATATCAATGCACTTGCTGCTTTTATCGACACGGCACAATTTGCTATAACTACAAAACGTGATACAAGTGTTGCAGATGAAGAGAAAAACCGCGCCTTTAGAGTAAGTGGTTACTACAAGGAAATCACAATCACAGATACTCTAGGATTTACCTCAGTTAAGGATTCTATGTTCCGTAATGTAGATGTTAGAAACCTACTCGCCTATCCTATAGAAGGCGTTGATCAAAAAATGACCTTGAAAACGGATGTCGTTATTGATGGTGAGAATAGAATTAGCGTTTTTGAAGCAACGGCTGATAAAGCAGTAATACTATACGATCAACCGGAGAAGTTGGTACAACAAGAACTTGAGGTAAAAGCTGTAGAAGCGATCGATGGCCCAACTATTAAAGTAGGTAGCCTAGAAGAAGTAACAACTAGTGGTAACTGGCCTAGACAATATGCAGTCCAGAGAAACAACAAATAATTTACCTTCATCATATAGATTGTCCGTCCTGATTCATCAGGATGGACTTTCTTTTTTTATCGATAATGGTAACGAGATTGTCAATACGATCACTCGAGATTTCAAGCATCAATCCAATCCTATCGAGATCCTAGAATCAATTGAGCAAGCTTATGAACAAGAGGATAAGCTGCAACAAAAATTTGATGAAGTAAACCTGATCTATCACCACTCTATACTTTCGTTGGTTCCAGCATCTTTATACGAGGAGTCGCTGCAGGCTGATTACTTAAAATATAACACCCGTATTTTACAGACTGATGTAATAAGCATTGACGAGAACGTAGGAAATATGAATGTGAATGTGGTCTATATCGCCTACTCTAACATTAATAATTTCTTCTTTGATAAATATGGTGATCACCAATACTATCATTACAGCTCTAGATTATTACCAATTATAAAAGAGGTAGATGGCCTCCATATAGAAATGATGGATTCTCATTTTTATCTTACGGCCATACAGCAGGGCAAACTCATTGCTCACAACAGCTTTCCCTATGACGAGATAGAAGATGTGCTCTATTACACGCTATATGCTATGAGTCAACATCAACTAGATCCTGAAACGATTGACACCTATTTGCGTGGCGGCAATGTAGATCCCAAATTATTTGATTTGCTCTACATGTATATACGCAAGCTGCACCGTGACAAAGAATATACTATACACTTGAACAAATTGATATGCGCATAATTTCTGGAATTCATAAGGGACGACGCATTCAAGCACCCAAAAAGCTACCAGTGCGGCCTACTACTGATATGGCCAAGGAAGCTTTGTTCAACATTTTAAGACACCAGATTCATATTCACGACATAAGCGTGCTGGAATTGTTTGCCGGTAGCGGTAACATGTCCTATGAATTTGCGAGTCGCGGCGCTGGTCAAGTGACTGCAGTAGATTCACACATGCCATGTGTTGCCTTCATTCAAAAAACCGCTACTGAACTTGATCTACCCATTGATACCCTAAAGGCAGATGCATTCAAATTTCTAGAGAAGCATACAGGTAGTTACGACATCATTTTTGCCGATCCACCCTATGCGATTGAACAAGATGAATTTCTTAAAATACCAGAATTTGTCGCGAGTAACAAATTGCTTAAGGACGATGGTCTGTTGATAATTGAACATTCTAAGCATACAGACCTTAGCAATCACGAGACCTTTGATAATGCACGTCGATATGGCGGTACGGTCTTTAGTTTTTTCAAACCAGCATCTCAAGAAGAATAATAAAAAAGCAGGCCTGTAAGCTGGATTCTGTCGTTGCACATGCGCGCAACGCCTTATCATTTATCTAGGATCGTGATTACTCACGACCTCTATCTGCCTACCCTTCAAAATCGCGCGGATCGCACTCAAGCTTTGATATACTGGGCATTGCACCACATAGAGTTTACCTGATTTCACTACAGCATTACCTGTACATTCTTTCTGTTGCACTTGTCCTATTACGCTTTCGCGAAAGCTAACTCATCAAAGAGCGCCCTGCAAAAGCACAACGACGGTCGTTAACCGCTATGCCATCCTATGGTGTCCAGACTTTCCTCCTTGCGCAACACTAGGTCAAACGCACGGCGATAAGGCGGCCTGCTGCGGCAAAATTATCACTATTTGTGCCGTTCCTGTTAATAATTTAATCAAATATGCTGCATTAATTACCGCTGCTAGAAATAGAAGAAATTATCTTTGAAATGCATGGAACCTTTTATCGTATCAGCCCGTAAGTATCGTCCAGAAACATTTGAAGATGTTGTGGGACAAGGTGCTATCACAAAAACGCTGGAGAATGCCATTGAGAGCAATCATCTAGCGCAGGCATTGTTGTTTACTGGGCCACGTGGTGTAGGTAAAACTACCTGTGCGCGTATTCTTGCTAAAAAAATCAACCAGCACGATGTTGAATATGATGAGAACGAGGATTTTGC
This window harbors:
- a CDS encoding GNAT family N-acetyltransferase, encoding MDTTTIEITDNAFLRQYETLLDGKKAKIEYAQQERKIFLTKLIIPESHADDADFKTDFLKAVFADIRDNKKLKVVPTHPTIAGFVRKHRNEYKEMLPVGISI
- a CDS encoding ATP-dependent DNA helicase, translated to MTSDEFYNTLKLDFPFTPTSQQDRALEELADFIMDLSHNRIFMLRGYAGTGKTTIISSLVKSLWKVKKSATLLAPTGRAAKVISSYSNQQAATIHREIYYPKGQGGGNVQFTLKANKHRNTLFIVDEASMIPDVQANNNMFGGNGSLLDDLIEYVYNGMKCKLIIIGDTAQLPPVKLDVSPALDSQLLEQRFLKEVTDVELDEVKRQTVNSGILANATQIRNHIEQEQFNFKFDLTHFKDIQRLIDGHEIMETVMGAYDQQGHEETAIIVRSNKRANLYNQQIRSRILFRESEVESGDYLMVVKNNYHWLKPTSDAGFIANGDIIEILEIFSFKNLYGFRFAEVKVRMVDYPNEKPFETVLILDTLTSESPSLTYEQSNSLYQEVRMDYLKLPKWKQYKEIKANPFFNAMQVKFSYAITCHKSQGGQWENVIVEQPYLPEGPSKDYLRWLYTAVTRAKSNLYLIGFNKEYFVEY
- a CDS encoding DUF4126 domain-containing protein, with translation MWEIIASVLLGIGLSASAGFRVFVPLLLLSIASYVGWIPLNESWQWAGSLTAITLLSVASVIEIAAYFIPVVDNLLDSITIPLATIAGTLVMVSVVTDLDPIYSWTLAIIAGGGTAATIASSTGATRAASTTATAGIANPIINVVEVVFSLVLSFLSIFAPVIAFILVVLLILGIRKLYKKMFKRSQLSRKHNHNKPTTTS
- the kdsB gene encoding 3-deoxy-manno-octulosonate cytidylyltransferase, producing the protein MRKIAIIPARLQASRFPEKLLQDLAGKPVIVRTYEATVNTQLFDEVFVVTDSGKIHDVILQHGGNAIMSQKEHECGTDRIAEAAQNIDADIVVNVQGDEPFTNREDLSRLLEIFEKDQDQSIDLTSLMHELIDPADVENPNNVKVIVDQCSNAMYFSRAAIPFQRDEHHIQPVYKHIGIYAFRKKALMDFYHSQPTPLELAEKIEGIRYLEHGKKIRMIKTSQASIGIDTPQDLERAIKLWMKS
- a CDS encoding lytic transglycosylase domain-containing protein, with product MKKVLIGGIIAVGLIAIVGAIQGPRNDSQESSNMHVKDGYVVHSLAMPANLNFAGESVPLSDPDIEERFDNELLSNVYFQSNAIKLIKRSEKYFPILEPILAENGIPDDFKYLAVAESALTQAVSPAGARGFWQLMPATARELGLEVNSNVDERYHIEMATRAACEYLKESKARFGTWTLAAAAYNAGKAGISNLQDRQDEDAYYDLLLNSETSRYVFRILALKEIIEQPEKYGFQVAPEHLYTSVPVTHVDVDYEIEDLAAFAKAQKISYKVLKIHNPWLREAKLNNRSRKLYHIAIPEAGYYK
- a CDS encoding alpha/beta hydrolase; translated protein: MIHVYMMPGMAASPRIFEHIKLPEEEYTIHLMDWLAPLSVKESMHSYCERLSMTLKHEDVVLIGVSFGAVIVQELSRMVNARKVIVISSVKSTAEFPRRMRLSRATQLHKILPTGLLKYVDFLAKYASMVAPKKTALYKQYLNVVDPIYMKWALDTLINWQSKEISTPLAHIHGDADPVFPVKYIDDYIQVPGGTHVMIIHRYRWFNENLPQIIAN
- a CDS encoding OsmC family protein, whose protein sequence is MKFTRKANAHWYGTGKEGKGHINTGSKVLEDTPYSFGTRFEGEKKGTNPEELLGAAHAGCYTMQLSFLLNEEGFTADHLHTDANVTFEDGEITQVYLNLVGEVPEISEEKFKEIAEKAKNVCPVSKLFKTDIKLEIILNQKSNG
- a CDS encoding sulfite exporter TauE/SafE family protein translates to MTVEIVLLLLLLGLIAGFLSGSVGVGGGVVMVPLAIWFLGYSQHQAQGMSLAVLAVPVTLVAAYTYHSSGHTLDWRYALIIALAFVVGGYFGSKIAVNINQQLLKKVFGVVLLIVAIKMIFFSKAQGVN
- a CDS encoding DUF3822 family protein, which gives rise to MSVLIHQDGLSFFIDNGNEIVNTITRDFKHQSNPIEILESIEQAYEQEDKLQQKFDEVNLIYHHSILSLVPASLYEESLQADYLKYNTRILQTDVISIDENVGNMNVNVVYIAYSNINNFFFDKYGDHQYYHYSSRLLPIIKEVDGLHIEMMDSHFYLTAIQQGKLIAHNSFPYDEIEDVLYYTLYAMSQHQLDPETIDTYLRGGNVDPKLFDLLYMYIRKLHRDKEYTIHLNKLICA
- a CDS encoding DUF2911 domain-containing protein, with product MKKVILLLAVCLTASLAQAQIVAVQPSPSAKVTQTVGLTEVTLDYSRPAMRDRNIFGALVPYDKLWRTGANANTIVSFGDDVTVGGAKLAAGDYALYSIPGKSEWELIFYSNTNNWGTPQDWDENLVAARVKVPVTKIDGKVENFSISINDMKMDNAVMDIMWDDVKVSAPFTVPTDAKMLASINRIMTGPTASDYYSAATFYMDSGKDMKQAYEWINKAVEMSPKAYWMWRKKSLMEAQMGQKDKAIASAKTSLKLAQEAPNPDYVRLNKISLEEWGVKM
- the cls gene encoding cardiolipin synthase, which codes for MLEWFARNWFISLLIINYVVALSAAFFLLRNNQNPRKTLSSLLFLVAFPFIGLVIYYFFGLEYRKSKIFKRKDINSHDLIKKWNDRLFISDKELEDFDDDFLEDRVKMVKLLRHNDSAPLTRRNDLTLLINGKKTFESIFKDLDQATDHIHLEYFIIQDDVIGNKIIDKLVGAAQRGVEVKLIYDSVGSNLSGKARRRMRAVGIELNSFMPVIFSNFTRKANYRNHRKIIVIDGHIGYLGGVNISDDYVNTGERGKMYWRDTHLRIEGHAVKSLQSQWLLNWFFVSKNDNLPIKESYFPEIDENIGAAVQIAASGPDTDWANIMEAIFSAITTAEHSIRITTPYFIPNEAILTALKSASRSGIDVHILVPETGDSWAARYASRSYFEEILRSGARVSWYCKGMLHAKTMVVDDKFATVGTSNMDYRSFDINFEINALIYDDDIAQQLNVQFEKDLESSQEIILDRWAERSKVDKFKESFCRLWAPLL